One window from the genome of Eucalyptus grandis isolate ANBG69807.140 chromosome 7, ASM1654582v1, whole genome shotgun sequence encodes:
- the LOC104428621 gene encoding putative EG45-like domain containing protein 1 — MYSVQRLLILAFTVLATISGSGAVADVGTAAYYSSPYTPTECYGDDPSQLPPGNLFAAAGGDLWDNGAACGRVYAVRCVGGSPSVPSNCASDLPIQVKIMDNALSADSSAAAYKQSVTGATLVLSGDAFNAIAKPFADSVDIEFQEV; from the exons atgtattctgTGCAGCGGCTGCTCATCCTCGCTTTCACGGTCTTGGCGACCATCTCCGGCTCCGGGGCCGTCGCCGACGTCGGCACAGCTGCTTATTACAGCTCTCCGTACACTC CGACGGAATGCTATGGAGATGACCCCTCACAGCTTCCTCCGGGCAACCTGTtcgcggcggcgggcggcgatcTGTGGGATAACGGGGCGGCCTGTGGCCGGGTGTACGCGGTGCGGTGCGTCGGCGGGTCGCCTTCCGTCCCTTCCAACTGCGCGAGCGATCTCCCCATCCAGGTCAAGATCATGGACAACGCCCTCTCGGCGGATTCCTCGGCGGCGGCGTACAAGCAGTCCGTGACCGGCGCCACGTTGGTCCTGTCCGGGGACGCGTTCAACGCAATCGCTAAGCCTTTCGCGGATTCCGTCGACATAGAATTCCAAGA GGTTTGA